From the Hordeum vulgare subsp. vulgare chromosome 1H, MorexV3_pseudomolecules_assembly, whole genome shotgun sequence genome, the window GGGCTCTTCTCAACGGCCTTGGTATCAACCTCGGTGGAGAAGGTGATGACAGACTTGGGCCTCCACGCGTGCTGGATGAGCGCACTTGCGATGCCAAAGTTGTTGTAGCGCCCCTTAAGGGTGGTCAGGGGGTCCAGCTCGTGCTGCGTCCCCACGGTGATGGTGTTCTCGTTGCTCGAGAAGCTGTGAGCGATCTCTGCTCCCACAGCAGTGGTGAGCTGCACCTGGTGGTAGTAGGAAGCAGCCAGGGTGTTTCCCTTGTTGTTCCTGAATTTGATGATTAAATACCATAAGTACCACATTTACGAATACTCTATAGGCCAAATTGGCGTTGCATCATGCAGAAGATCATGCAAAGACAGAAACAGGTGCACTTTGACCCTCCTTTGGCAATAAAATAATCGGATTCAGAAGCTAACAATAAAGACTGGTAAGGGCAATTGGGAATTGTAGAATGTAAACGACATGTTAAGATCAGAAATCAAACAACCACAGATCTAGCAAAGCTAACAGTACACCAAAACACTGGAAGAAACAACTTACAGCATCAACGAAGCAGTAAGATCTTGGTTAGTATGGCTCATTCCAGCATTGTACTTGGTGAAGTCCCCAGAGGCAGTATCAAATGCAACATCAAGACCAAAAGCAAGAGCCTTAGTCCCAATTACACCAGAAATGTTAACAAGAGGGTTTGGATTCAGGCCAACACTGCCGTTGATGCCAAGATGGGGATGCAAGTATTGGAGTTCAGCCTGAGACCACGAGAATTCAGATTAATTCTAAATATTTATCAATCAAGCTACAAAAGTGAGAATTGGTAATACAAAAG encodes:
- the LOC123448379 gene encoding mitochondrial outer membrane protein porin 2-like is translated as MDAPKPTPAAAPAGAAGPGLYADIGKKARDLLNRDYTTGQKFTFTTTAANGATITSSSTKKNEAILSDLQTQVKIKNFTVDVKATSDSSVVTTITIPELCKPGLKGVLSLPFPYQKSTPGKAELQYLHPHLGINGSVGLNPNPLVNISGVIGTKALAFGLDVAFDTASGDFTKYNAGMSHTNQDLTASLMLNNKGNTLAASYYHQVQLTTAVGAEIAHSFSSNENTITVGTQHELDPLTTLKGRYNNFGIASALIQHAWRPKSVITFSTEVDTKAVEKSPKFGLALSLKP